The Ananas comosus cultivar F153 linkage group 4, ASM154086v1, whole genome shotgun sequence region gcGACGAGGAAGAGCGGGACGGAGACGACGAGGATGGCGCCGCGGTGGCGCCGGATCTGGTCGGGGAAGGACTCCCcacgccctcctcctcctcctccgccgccgccgccgccgacgcggTGGCGCATCTTGGGATCGatctccggcgccgccgcggaggGGAGGAGCTCCGCCGCAGAGGGCGATCGGAAGCGGATCTTGCCGTTGCTTGGCGACGCCTTCACCGTCTCCTCCGAAGTCTCcagcttcttcctcctcttcctcttcttctccttcttataTATAacggaaagagaagaagaagaagacgacgacgaagagagcgacgacgacgacgagatctatttatatataaataaatattttttttatttcaaaatataattcctctcttctcctcttcgtAATGCGCCAATCACGACACACGGAGAGAGGTGAAGGAAACCACCGACCTGCTCGCTGGGGAAATTTACATATCAGTCCTTGGAAAACTTCTATCGTAAATATGCCTCCAAACCCCTAAGGTATAAGTATTTCTGAAACAGAGCCCCGACTATAttttagttgaatttttttagatagttaaataaaaagggcaaaacttcaaatattattcttatggtttcgcactttttcactttagtactctatagttgttcgtattttgtggttttatttttttctttttgttatcatattcattaatttttttcgttaaattgacaaagttaaaactaaaatgtactaaaatgaatattcaataaattataaataaggcatctgaagttttttgtatatagtttaacgaaaagttaacggactaagtgaagaaaagaaaaaaatgaaacaatagagtattaaattgatacattttaaaccatagaatactaaaattaaaaaaaacacgAAATTACtagggtggtatttaaagtttacccaataaaaatttgttaaaattgcAGTCTAATTAGCTGTTAGCAGTTAATGTGTGAAATTTTATTTGCTGTGGAGTAGTTTacactattaaatttgatcatatttttaattaatttgataaaaacttttaatttatttagctaaaattattctaatttcaAATGAATCAAAAGAGCAAAGCGAATTGCGTATTTGCATATGTTCCCTAGAACTACACATATTTTTGTTTGCATTCTTTAAAAGCTTTGAACTTACCACTATTATTAGAGAACCTGTAGAAATGGTTGTTTAGATTTAATCCCATATTACAAAAGAGCCTAATATTTTAGAGAACTTGTAGCAATGGAATTATGAAGTACTCTACAGTAAAATTCATATATTTCTACattgaaaaattaattcaaaattataatttccaattaaaaatatacagagaccaaattgcaaaattaaaaatagtacAAAATTTATTCATACGTTTTACCTTTACTTGCTAAGTGGAGCAAAAGTTTGGGGGATCGTGTAGAAGACGCGGCAAAGTCAACGATAAAATACAAAAGTTAGGCCTTAAATCAACAtacataaattattaattaagagaaaaaagaaaatcaacaaAGAAGAAACAATTTGGTTTTTGACAATTGCAAAAGTGGAATTTGAAAACATATTTCAGTGAATATATACTTGAGATAAGGTTCtccaataattttttgaaaaaattgggACAAAATGTGAAGTTacattagaaatatttttcttaaaagggTTTCAGAAATGTTAGGTCTAAGTGTATGACTTTTTCATCATAGAGTTTTGATTGATACCTAATTAAGTAACCAGTTTTATAGATTTGTTCAAGTTCATCTACCAATCAATGGGAGTTGCTTTTATGACAAAATAAtcataataacaataataataataataataataataataataatgcttcAAAACTAGTTGTCACATCTCATTAACAACTTACCAGTCATTATTAAATGCATGGTTACCCTCCTCAGATCATGTGCCACAGGAGTTGAAGATTTATTAAGAAATTGCACTTTGGAGTAGGGACTACATTACACATGTAATGTTGAAGACTCAAAAAAGAATATCTCTTTGACTAATGAATTGATGCTTTTGGACTCATTCTTCaacaaatttataatcaaaACATGTTTTAAACAAGGGTATGTGCTATTCATggtgaaatattatttttagagtaatactatttgtatatattttttgagcAGGAATAAATTTTTCATTCTATTCATACAAAAGCTCTATTATCTACTTATCTCGCtagttttatcaatttttttaattgataatttttttttgagtttttgtgaATAATttgagaaatataaaatttacacacatattttttatatattggtacacatgtagtatttttttttttttttgactgctgttgatttattaaatactaaataatttgtatagtataaataaatatattaacaattggcgaaagagcttgatggttggtatccgagatccaagttcgaatcctagctgattcatatttctagttatatttatttttaaatgaaataaatgaagtgggtagtgtgctatctatctctcgaaaaaaaaaaaaaaaataatggtagAGAAGCACTCATTAGGAATAATAAAAGTGTTTTTATTTAGAATACAAAATTCTTTGAAGTTCTTAATAGCAAACATACAAATATGCTATTTTGCGaagatatatataaactaagtttttataaaataaatttataaattcatagtttttgcaattaatttttttataaaataattcagtAAGTGTGCTCTGCGGGAAAGGTCTTTATTATAACACTTGCACTTGAAATAGAAAAGAGTCCAactaagaataaaataataagtagAGATTAAAGTAATGCTATTAGGTTTGTTATACtgttatttaatataaaaagatttttaagtaaaccatataaatttttattgaaaataattatgagagagttttttttttttttcgggctCTTCATGCATCTAGGCGAAACTTTTACCAAATAATGATACTTGTGTACACTCAAAAATGGATGTAAGCCTACACCCTTTTAGTGAAAGaccaatatattatattttttttactattaaaatttttttaaaaagttatttaaaCCATTGGATTGGAGGGTGTAAAATGTATGTGCAGAtagctctctttttttctttttttttttggaagcaTGCTATTCGCGCCGATTTGGCGATCTGAGTAGATTTGCCGAATCAACTTATGCCGTTCATGTAGGAGCCTTACTAATTTGGTGAGTCTATTTAGTTTGcagaattgaaaaataaaattctttctCTTTGCTTGGGATGCAAACGAGACGAATTCAGGGCTAGAGGGCCCCTCGCCTCCCGCCTCGTATGTTTTGTCAGATTGGTTCTAATTTAGAatgaattaattattattttattttttgtcagaCTTTTAATTGCACTCAGAACGGATTGAAACATGAGCGaatttttgacaatttttttttatagatataaaaaaatatatatttttcatctttCGCTTTATTATCTAACAAAAATAGAAAGGGATTTGAAAAgaattatatttgtttataaATTGATTCCCAACTACTGTCCCAGTGAAGATAGACAGAAGCAGAGCTCCATATATACcgggatccatttgcatccttgCTCTTTACAAAAGCAACTGCAACTGCAACCGCTACTTCCACATTTAAAAAGGGGCCAGTAGCTGACGTGGCAGGCGTAACTCGCCCTCTTCTCCGCGACGTCTCAACTCTCAACCTCCGCCTGTTCCACCGACTACCTAAAACCTATCGGACACAACTATCGTCTTCCACGTTGGACCCCGCAATCGCTCCCCTCTTCACTAAACACCCACTTTTCATTATCAAAACCTTATCAAAATTTGCAAAAGCCGCAATGCctgtatatatagatatagatatctCTCTACCTTCTCCCATTTATTACCCCCACGAGCTCCACCGCACACTCCACTCTCCCCCCCACCCCCTCCTCCttatccgccgccgccgccaccgcccccGCCCCTTCCAACCCTAGCTCGCCATGGCcgacctcggcggcggcggcggcggcggcgatggcgtcGACGAGGACGACGAGTTCTACGAGTACAACCCCCACCCCTATGGCGGCGGCTACGACATAACCCTCACCTACGGCAAACCCCTCCCCCCTTCCTCCGCCACCTGCtaccccctctcctcctcctcctctcctccttcccTGCCGCCGCAGCCTCCGGTGGAGCCGGCGCCATCTCCGGCTCCGGCGCCGGCTCCATCTCCtgctccggctccggctccggctccggcgGCCGATGCTCCTCAGGCTCGCCCCGCCACTCCTCCCAACATTCCCCTCCAAACGTCGACCTATGCGCCGTACGATTACGGCGAACCGGAGGGGTATCGGCCGGAACCCTACTACTCGCCGGATCTGTTCCGATCGTGGCCGTACTCGAGCTCCGAGGGCTTCGGAgggtggcggaggagggaggcgacggattACGACTACTGGAATCAGCTGATGCGGGGGTTGGATTACCTCTTCGGCCACACGCAGGGGTACGGGGAGCGAAGGATCGGCGTTGATAGCTACGGGATCCCCATTTACGCCAACAAGAAGAGCGGCGGCGATGCCCTAACCGTAGAGGTCGAGCCCCCGTCGGTTCAGAGTTTGGATGTCTACGCGATGCGTGGTGAGCAAGTGTATTCAGCGCAATCAGAAAGTGTGAGTGCTTCATTCATTCTCTTTGAGTTTCCTTTGAGGCGATCTTGAAGTATTACTTATAGTGATGATGCTCTTTTTGGGCATTTGAATGTAGTGGGATTTGTGGCATGGTGAGAGGAAAGAGGAGAGCTATAGTTATGGCGAATCAATTCATGCCTATGATAGGTACTCCTATGGGAAGCCAATTAGTGTTCAAGTTGAGCCTCAATGGATTCATAAAGTAAGCTACCACGAAGATTATCAAGAACAGAGATACCATAATGAGGTGGATATGAGATATTTTACTTTGAATTATCAAGCATTATATTTCTCTTGGTgaatgcttttattattgtagATAACTATGCATGTATTGTGTTCATTCTATTATGAAAGGGTGAGGAGAGCAGTTTCTTTGGAAATCCTATCCATGCCTATGATACACATCACTATACACAGCCACTGCATGTTCAGGTTGAGCCAGCGGAATCTTCTTGGTCACTAAAATCGGATTCCTATGAGGTATATGAGCAATTAGAGTTCCCCTAAAGTCCAAGTTCATTTCCAAGTAGTTAATGTGCTAGATCTAGTTCTTGATACTCATTCcctaatttatattatttgcaaGCAGAATTCTTCTCCATATGATGAAAGAAGTGAGGCTCGTGATCTTGATACGTCAAGATATGCCTTTGAGCAGCACTCATATGAACAGCCCCGCTATGTACAGCTTGAGCCTTTCAAGCCATCATGGTCGCAACATTTGAGTTACTATCAAGCCTGGGAGGAAGGGGCGGATCCTGAGTCAAGCTATGTGAGTCTACAAACTTGACCTGTCATGTTACCTTTTGCTACATGTTTAATATATCTTCTTACATAGAGATTAAAAAAAGATGACAAAAACTTCAGTTTGACCATTTAGCTAACCATTTTAGACAAAAGCTTCTTAAAATTTACCTTTAAAGTTAGTGAAGTATGTTgttattagttatttatttgaaattttccttcATGAATGCAGTGAATGTAACCATCACTATGCTGACGGTTACAATTATGACCACCCTACAGTGTTCTCTTGATGGTTACGGGCCAACAACCTCATTGATATGGAATTTTTATGAAGTACTTTGAAAATGATCTAAGCTATAAAGTGAGCCAAATGCCAGCTCTTAGTGTCTTGTCATGTAGAACCTGAAAAAGAGAAGGTTGATGTTTATACCTTACCAACACTACATTATTGGCTAAGCTGTAAGAAGTTGTGGTCCATTGGGTAGTATAGGCCAGGTGATCTCTTAGTTGTTGGTGTAATTAGGTCCTAGCAACAAACCAACTTCGAGCAACCTCTCCAAATGCTCAATCTTTGGAGGTTTCATGCGCTTATCACTTCGGAAGGTGAGTTCGTCCTTCCCCTTAATGCGGTGGGCATTTTAGGTCTTGTAATGGAAGTTGAGGTTGTCTGCATTGTTGGGGTGAGCTTGGCAGCAAATGTTCAAGTGGTCTTGATGGTGGTAATGGCAAGGTTGGTGGCAATTCAGATACTTGTAGATTTGGTGGTGGTGCTAGAGTGCTTGTTCATATCTACCTGGTGGTATGGTTGTTTGATTTTGGAGGGAGAGGTGGGGGAATGCTATTGGTTATTGCTGTGTAGAAAGAATAGAAATATAAGCTTGGAGGTATAGGTTGCGGCTATCAATGCCTATGATCCAATGAGGAAGAGAAGTTGATGGCAGGGTTTGAGATGGCAAAACTTACGCAAGAATATTTGCTCCAAAAGaagtcattatttttttaaaacctttTATCTCTCTATCAAAACGTCATATTTCAAGCTCAAGCATAAACAAAAATAGTCCCTAGTTTTGAAacctttataaaaattattttttcattcctatttgagattttttttttccatgttaCTGGTGAGTTGACTATTGTGGCAGCATGGAGGGGTTTCACAACATCGGTTTAACTCTCATCAGTATCTCGAGATGCTCCAACTTCTTTTCTGTGAATAGCTTTACATGCAAAATTATCTCTTGCTTCTCTTTTGGATACATCAATGCAAAAATCTCGTTTGACATTACTGATTTTCTAGCAGATGCCAAATTACTACAAGGATCATGGGGAGATGACCTCCCCCAAATCCAATTGGGTAAGCATATTAGATATGCTCTAAATTTCTGTCTTTTTTCCATTCTAATTTATATCTTTTGTTTTATGCTTATACTACATTTTCACATTTAGAATCATTCAACGTTTGAAGAACAAAGCGATGGGAGcactctcttttcttctcccaACTACGCTTATGAAAAGCACTACTATGAGCAGCCTCAGAGTATTCAGCTTGAACCATTCAAGCCAAGTTGGTCAATCAATAACTCCCTTAATATCTTCGAGGATGGGATATTTCACAAGTCTAGCTGGGTTAGCTTCTGATCTCCAAATGCTGCTCATTTGTGTCCATATTGAAGCTTATAGTTTTGAATCACTCTTCAAGTTGCTTTCGCATGTGGTTGCCTGTTATGTTCATTATGTTTCTCATCTTTCCTTGCTTTTACATAATTAAAATGAGTACATGATGCTTCAGTGCTAAGGGCTGCGATAATTCTCCTTGTATCCTTTCCTCTGTTATGCTAAATTTATTGGGATGAAAACAGACTACTGGTGCTTTCTTTTTCTGCCATCGTCGCAAGCTTTCCTCAAATCAACAACTTGTGCGGAGGATTGTCATATTTTGCCATGTTGACTTTGGATCTAACTTGTGTCTgactatctatatctatatcgaGTAATCCTCTTTCGGATATCTTCATTCTCTGATAGCATTATTGCACCTACTGCCCCAGCATTTCACTTCTGCAAAAATGGTTAACTTTTGCTTTGGAAGGTCCATAGTGATTGATATTTCTGAATGGTTGGTCGATTAGGAAACaacatatatgaaatttgagttTAGCCGAGATAAGTATGAGGGTAACACCTGGGTTCCATATTTAGCTACATGATAATAAGGGGCAATCTGTTTTACATGAACTAATTAGTCTCTGAGCAAGTAAGCCAAACACTTGAGCCATAATAACCAACATCTGTGTGCTAGTTCGTATATACTCCGAGAAATTTCCTAGTGAAAGTATTAGTTTATACTACTTGAGTTTTAGTTTGAAACTTTGAATGCTTTTGATCGCTCAATGCTAATTTATATGTTGAGAGAAATCATTTGTTCCTGCTATATTTTATATCCTTCtatttgtttctttatttttatttttttgttgcaaAAATATCGTAACTTTCACGACTTAGAATTTCTATAaacagattttatttatttctcaacTTATCATATTTTCCTCGTGCATATTCTGCAGGATGATGAATCGTATTCTAAGAACGACGACCATTTCTTCCCCTTCCAGAAATATTCTGAGTAAATGGTGATGTACAATTTTATGTGCCTCCATGCTTTGGAAGTGTATGTAAGCATTCAACTTGTACCCCTAAAAAGAGTATATAAGCATTCAATAATTTGTACGATGTTTCTGTAAATGCGTCAGTAACTGTTTATATCGAATAAGGTTTATGAATTTAAACGTTTCTTCAAATGACATTATTCTCTATTACAACCTATTCATTTGGAATATGATTTGTTTCATCCTTCTTTGTCCTCCTAAATAATTTGTTCCTTCCGAACAATTTGATGCTTTAGAGGCTCTGAATAATTTGAAAATGCCTTGAAAGTTTTATCTTTTGACGCTAAGAAATGGTGGTGGAAACTGCCacaggagttggattttggaggagaaatTGTTGCCTGTACAAGATACATTTTACTTatgcaccatatatatatatatatgaattatgctactatactatcaatagtaccaagctcttggtactattgagtttttggtcgttggatgaaaggatgtgcggttagaatgatagtggttctcggttaaattgatagtggtcccctagggttgagtgggtggttagtttaatagtataatctaacgggtggaaatgatcaaagaatagATCTagcggtagaaaactcaatagtactaagggTTTGgcactatcaatagtatagtagccggactatatatatatatatatatatatatttgatgatCTGACAATCAAATTGTTGATGTAATCTGCATCTTTAAAGAGTCTATTATCTGTATATAAAAGTACatgtttttaaaataatttcagaAATTAATTGTAGAGAAAGGATTATTTCGATTCAGAaggaattattatttaaaattaattttcttttgattttacgGTCCAGACGCAGTCGATAGTTTATTATTTGGAAATTGGAAGTGTGGTTAGGGGAGCACCGTCGTCCGCATGATGACGGCCTACCCAGTCCACCTAAACAACGGACGGATGTGATTGACCTACAGACTATTCAACGCCATCCGGACCCTCGGAGGAGAAATTATCGCGTCAACCCGGTGCAATCATATGCCTGTGCACAGCCCACCGTTTATCCCTTCCTCATCCGATACTTAAATCTCCACCCTCCAATATTTCTCAGTTACTCCCCGGACGGCAGGAAGGGCCCATGGATGACGAGCGGTGCACGTGTGTACGGATGCTCCTGATGCAGGCAAATAATTTTCTTGTCGTAGGTGGTTGGGATTAGTGAACGAACATTTGGTGGGATGATCCCCAACGTGAGACCCTCATCTCCCGTTAACGCGTTCATAAGATTCGTGTCATTCACGTGATGAACGGCGGATGGAGGAGTCTCACGCTGGGATTATCCccatcgattttttttttcttttagttgttGCTGGGTTTCGAATATACCGTACTCCcccgcatctctctctctctctctctctatctcatcCAAACCCTCACCTTCCCAATCTCTCCCCCAATTCGccctttccccctctctctctctctctctactcgcGGGAGCTCCGATCTCGCCGTTTACCGGgtacgcctctctctctctctctctctctctctcgcgcgcgcgcgcgcgtttTAGAAGAGTTGGAATCGAAGGATTTGAGTTTTAGGCGCCTACGCATCATGAACAGGGTTTGCTTTGACTTTGAAGCTTCTACTTTCCACGTTTGTAGCGTTAAAAACCATTCCTTTAGCTCTTTCCCCTTTTTCTTTGGTTGTTTCCTTGTCTTTGTTGCGCTAAATTTGGTGTTTTGGGGACGGAGAACGAATTTTTAGCACCCGAATTACTTTGTACACCCCACTAAATTTCTAAAGAAACGCTTAGGACCAAAGATCAAGGGAGAAATGAAGGGGATTTTGTAACAAAGAGGGGTTTTGAAATTGTTCTAATTTGTGGATGAGGGAGAATTGGTATGGCACAATGACtgaaaaagtgaaaatttggGAATCTTTTGAAATCCTTGGAGAAATCAAGAACATGCGTATACAATTTCAGCTGTCTTATAATGACGTTAGTTAAGTTTCTTGCAAGATATTTTGACATGTGAATCCCCTAATTCTTTCATTAAATAATTGATTTAATCTATTTGAATATCACCCGAATTTGTTCATGGCCTCGAGCCGCCTAAACTGGCGAGGGTTGTATGCAAATGGCAAAGATGTATACCAACATGCATATCCACGTCTCCAAACACGGCTGAGTTCCACCTTCTCTATTCAGTTCCAGTAATACAGGTTCAAAACACGTTGGACCTATTTTTCGCCTTATcattgtatgtttttttttgatTGGTAGATCCAAGTCTGCGACAAATAGTTAGACGGTAAATCATGCATGCTGTTCATGTTGAATACCAaaatatttcctttttcttcattGCTTTTTTGCTTCCATAGTCATTCCAATTACATGACAGCTGTGGTTATTGAGAGCTGACTGCAAGCTTCTTTTTGGCAGTGAAGTTCATAATCTCTTTCTTAGAAAAGATCTCCATCATGAAATTTTTGGAATACACTCCGCTAGACAGGTATATTTTACTGGAAGGggatatttttttgatatgcTTACGAGTTCTTAGAAAGATAGTATTTGTTCTCCTACAATTTACTGTAATTAATTCTTGGAACCTTTTATAACTTTGTTTAGTATAAATCAATTCCTGAATCACTTGAACCTCGGAGAATGTACCATCAAGGGGAATCTTGAGGCATTTTCATGTAAGTATGGCTCGCATGTATTTTCGGAACTGTGTATATCATTGGTTAAGTGAATGAAGCTGAAGTAGGGACCAACATGCAGGCAAGCATACGGGGACTGATCGGAAGCTCTCTATTAGTTTAGAACATGAGGTAGCTGCGAGATTCCATCTTGCTTGATATTAGCTTATAAGGTTCTTGGGCTATCTGTCACAACTATAGGACTTAAGCTGGTTATTTACTTTcatgatcaaaattttatgcTATCCTGAATGTGAATGACTGTGCAGATATTTTGATTCATTACACATATGTTCTTTTCTTCTCATTAACATGCTATATTAACGAGTGTTGTGGTTCCTTGCCCGTCTTGGAAGTTTTAGAGTTTGTGCACCGTCTGAAATATCAGAAGAATAAGACATTAAGACTTTAATGCTTAAGTGGATAAACTTCACTGTTATGTACTCAGGACCAGAATATTAGGCAATTGAGTGAGGATAAACAAGACTAAGggatattatattaataagaaaatatccaattttgtttttatttcttgGGGCATGTGTAAATAGGTTTGACAATTAAGAAACTTAGCTCATTTATTGTGGTGTGGCCATAGTTTGTTACTTCTTTTGTACTTTCCCATCCAACTAATGATGGCTGCTATTCAGCTTTATCAGTGTGGACAAAAATACTTTCTCTTAGATCTCtgacttcttttctttcttgtatTTTGAGTTCAGAACACTGTTTTGGTACAAATATTG contains the following coding sequences:
- the LOC109708580 gene encoding uncharacterized protein At5g39570-like isoform X1; the protein is MADLGGGGGGGDGVDEDDEFYEYNPHPYGGGYDITLTYGKPLPPSSATCYPLSSSSSPPSLPPQPPVEPAPSPAPAPAPSPAPAPAPAPAADAPQARPATPPNIPLQTSTYAPYDYGEPEGYRPEPYYSPDLFRSWPYSSSEGFGGWRRREATDYDYWNQLMRGLDYLFGHTQGYGERRIGVDSYGIPIYANKKSGGDALTVEVEPPSVQSLDVYAMRGEQVYSAQSESWDLWHGERKEESYSYGESIHAYDRYSYGKPISVQVEPQWIHKVSYHEDYQEQRYHNEGEESSFFGNPIHAYDTHHYTQPLHVQVEPAESSWSLKSDSYENSSPYDERSEARDLDTSRYAFEQHSYEQPRYVQLEPFKPSWSQHLSYYQAWEEGADPESSYQMPNYYKDHGEMTSPKSNWNHSTFEEQSDGSTLFSSPNYAYEKHYYEQPQSIQLEPFKPSWSINNSLNIFEDGIFHKSSWDDESYSKNDDHFFPFQKYSE
- the LOC109708580 gene encoding uncharacterized protein At5g39570-like isoform X2; the protein is MADLGGGGGGGDGVDEDDEFYEYNPHPYGGGYDITLTYGKPLPPSSATCYPLSSSSSPPSLPPQPPVEPAPSPAPAPAPSPAPAPAPAPAADAPQARPATPPNIPLQTSTYAPYDYGEPEGYRPEPYYSPDLFRSWPYSSSEGFGGWRRREATDYDYWNQLMRGLDYLFGHTQGYGERRIGVDSYGIPIYANKKSGGDALTVEVEPPSVQSLDVYAMRGEQVYSAQSESWDLWHGERKEESYSYGESIHAYDRYSYGKPISVQVEPQWIHKVSYHEDYQEQRYHNEGEESSFFGNPIHAYDTHHYTQPLHVQVEPAESSWSLKSDSYENSSPYDERSEARDLDTSRYAFEQHSYEQPRYVQLEPFKPSWSQHLSYYQAWEEGADPESSYMPNYYKDHGEMTSPKSNWNHSTFEEQSDGSTLFSSPNYAYEKHYYEQPQSIQLEPFKPSWSINNSLNIFEDGIFHKSSWDDESYSKNDDHFFPFQKYSE